In Mastomys coucha isolate ucsf_1 unplaced genomic scaffold, UCSF_Mcou_1 pScaffold5, whole genome shotgun sequence, one genomic interval encodes:
- the Plcd3 gene encoding 1-phosphatidylinositol 4,5-bisphosphate phosphodiesterase delta-3 isoform X2, which translates to MLCGGWRRSRRSPEEPRVSAQVAAPLAFLPSPASSDSSTKSPGLRALKKMGLTEDEDVQAMLRGSRLLKIRSRTWHKERLYRLQEDGLSVWFQRRIPRAASQHIFFVQHIEAVREGHQSEGLRRFGGAFAPARCLTIAFKGRRKNLDLAAPTAEEAQRWVRGLAKLRARLDAMSQRERLDHWIHSYLHRADSDQDSKMSFKEIKSLLRMVNVDMNDMYAYRLFKECDHSNNERLEGAEIEAFLRRLLKRPELEEIFRRYSGEDRVLSASELLEFLEDQGEDGTTLACAQQLIQTYELNETAKQHELMTLDGFMMYLLSPEGAALNVAHTCVFQDMGQPLAHYFISSSHNTYLTDSQIGGTSSTEAYVRAFAQGCRCVELDCWEGPGGEPVIYHGHTLTSKILFRDVIHAVRDHAFTNHCGLEQQAVMARHLRSILGDMLVTQALDSQNPEELPSPEQLKGRVLVKGKKLPAARNEDGRILSDREEEEEEEEEAEEVLEASEQRRRAKQISPELSALAVYCCATRLRTLEPRPGPSQSCKVGSLSERKARKFTREAGTSFVRHNTQQLTRVYPLGLRMNSANYNPQEMWNSGCQLVALNFQTPGYEMDLNTGRFLINGQCGYVLKPAYLRQLNTTFDPECPGPPRTTLTVQVLTAQQLPKLNAEKPNSIVDPLVRVEIHGVPEDCAHKETDYVLNNGFNPCWEQTLQFQLRAPELVLVRFVVEDYDTTSPNDFVGQFTLPLNSLKQGYRHIHLLSKDGASLSPATLFVHIRIQNS; encoded by the exons GCCTGACGGAAGATGAAGATGTCCAAGCCATGCTGCGGGGCTCCCGACTCCTCAAGATCCGCTCACGCACGTGGCATAAGGAGCGGCTGTACCGGCTGCAGGAGGACGGCCTGAGCGTGTGGTTTCAGCGGCGCATCCCTCGCGCAGCTTCGCAGCACATCT TCTTCGTACAGCACATCGAGGCAGTCCGGGAGGGCCATCAGTCGGAGGGCCTGCGGCGCTTCGGGGGCGCCTTCGCGCCTGCGCGCTGCCTCACCATCGCCTTCAAGGGCCGCCGCAAGAACCTGGACCTGGCAGCGCCCACTGCGGAGGAGGCGCAGCGCTGGGTGCGTGGACTGGCCAAGCTGAGGGCGCGCCTGGATGCCATGAGCCAGCGGGAGCGGCTAGACCA CTGGATTCATTCCTATCTGCATCGGGCCGACTCCGACCAAGACAGTAAGATGAGCTTCAAGGAGATCAAGAGCCTGTTGAGGATGGTCAACGTGGACATGAACGACATGTACGCTTACCGCCTCTTCAAG GAGTGTGACCATTCCAACAACGAGCGTCTGGAGGGGGCTGAGATAGAGGCTTTCCTACGGAGGCTGCTGAAACGGCCCGAGCTGGAGGAGATCTTCCGCCGGTACTCGGGTGAGGACCGGGTGCTGAGCGCCTCTGAGCTGCTGGAGTTCCTGGAAGACCAGGGCGAGGATGGTACCACCCTGGCCTGTGCCCAGCAGCTTATCCAGACTTATGAGCTCAACGAGACAG CCAAGCAGCACGAGTTGATGACGCTGGATGGCTTCATGATGTATCTGTTGTCGCCTGAGGGGGCCGCCCTCAACGTGGCCCACACGTGTGTGTTCCAGGACATGGGTCAGCCCCTTGCCCACTACTTCATCTCGTCCTCTCACAATACCTACCTGACAGACTCTCAGATCGGAGGGACCAGCAGCACCGAGGCTTATGTTAG GGCCTTTGCCCAGGGATGCCGCTGTGTGGAACTTGACTGCTGGGAGGGTCCAGGAGGGGAACCGGTCATCTACCACGGCCACACACTCACCTCCAAGATCCTCTTTCGAGATGTGATTCATGCTGTGCGTGACCATGCTTTCACG AACCACTGCGGGCTGGAACAGCAGGCTGTCATGGCTCGCCACCTTCGAAGCATCCTGGGAGACATGCTGGTGACACAGGCCCTGGACTCCCAGAACCCCGAGGAGCTGCCTTCTCCTGAG CAGCTCAAGGGCCGGGTCTTGGTGAAGGGGAAGAAGCTGCCTGCTGCTCGGAATGAGGATGGTCGAATTCTGTCagacagggaagaggaagaggaggaggaagaggaggcagaagaggttTTGGAAGCTTCGGAGCAGAGGAGGCGA GCCAAGCAGATCTCCCCGGAGCTCTCAGCGCTGGCTGTGTATTGCTGTGCTACTCGCCTGCGGACCCTGGAGCCCAGGCCTGGCCCCTCTCAGTCTTGCAAGGTTGGCTCCCTCAGCGAGCGCAAGGCCAGGAAGTTCACCAGGGAGGCAG GGACCAGCTTTGTCAGGCACAACACTCAGCAACTGACCCGAGTGTACCCACTGGGGCTGCGGATGAACTCGGCCAACTATAACCCCCAGGAGATGTGGAACTCTGGCTGTCAGCTGG TGGCGCTGAACTTTCAGACTCCTGGTTACGAGATGGACCTCAACACAGGCCGCTTCCTCATAAACGGGCAATGTGGCTATGTCCTCAAACCTGCGTACCTCAGACAACTCAATACCACCTTTGACCCTGAGTGCCCTGGACCCCCCAGAACTACTCTGACGGTCCAG GTGTTAACAGCCCAGCAGCTGCCCAAGCTGAACGCAGAGAAGCCCAACTCCATTGTGGATCCTCTGGTACGTGTGGAGATCCATGGGGTGCCTGAAGACTGTGCCCACAAGGAGACGGACTATGTGCTCAACAATG GCTTCAACCCCTGCTGGGAGCAGACTCTGCAGTTCCAACTGCGGGCCCCAGAGCTGGTGCTGGTCAGGTTCGTGGTAGAAGACTATGATACCACCTCCCCCAATGATTTTGTGGGCCAGTTTACACTGCCTCTCAACAGCCTGAAGCAAG GGTACCGCCATATCCACCTACTGTCCAAGGATGGAGCCTCACTGTCTCCAGCCACACTCTTTGTTCACATCCGCATTCAGAACTCTTGA
- the Plcd3 gene encoding 1-phosphatidylinositol 4,5-bisphosphate phosphodiesterase delta-3 isoform X1: protein MLCGGWRRSRRSPEEPRVSAQVAAPLAFLPSPASSDSSTKSPGLRALKKMGLTEDEDVQAMLRGSRLLKIRSRTWHKERLYRLQEDGLSVWFQRRIPRAASQHIFFVQHIEAVREGHQSEGLRRFGGAFAPARCLTIAFKGRRKNLDLAAPTAEEAQRWVRGLAKLRARLDAMSQRERLDHWIHSYLHRADSDQDSKMSFKEIKSLLRMVNVDMNDMYAYRLFKECDHSNNERLEGAEIEAFLRRLLKRPELEEIFRRYSGEDRVLSASELLEFLEDQGEDGTTLACAQQLIQTYELNETAKQHELMTLDGFMMYLLSPEGAALNVAHTCVFQDMGQPLAHYFISSSHNTYLTDSQIGGTSSTEAYVRAFAQGCRCVELDCWEGPGGEPVIYHGHTLTSKILFRDVIHAVRDHAFTSSPYPVILSLENHCGLEQQAVMARHLRSILGDMLVTQALDSQNPEELPSPEQLKGRVLVKGKKLPAARNEDGRILSDREEEEEEEEEAEEVLEASEQRRRAKQISPELSALAVYCCATRLRTLEPRPGPSQSCKVGSLSERKARKFTREAGTSFVRHNTQQLTRVYPLGLRMNSANYNPQEMWNSGCQLVALNFQTPGYEMDLNTGRFLINGQCGYVLKPAYLRQLNTTFDPECPGPPRTTLTVQVLTAQQLPKLNAEKPNSIVDPLVRVEIHGVPEDCAHKETDYVLNNGFNPCWEQTLQFQLRAPELVLVRFVVEDYDTTSPNDFVGQFTLPLNSLKQGYRHIHLLSKDGASLSPATLFVHIRIQNS, encoded by the exons GCCTGACGGAAGATGAAGATGTCCAAGCCATGCTGCGGGGCTCCCGACTCCTCAAGATCCGCTCACGCACGTGGCATAAGGAGCGGCTGTACCGGCTGCAGGAGGACGGCCTGAGCGTGTGGTTTCAGCGGCGCATCCCTCGCGCAGCTTCGCAGCACATCT TCTTCGTACAGCACATCGAGGCAGTCCGGGAGGGCCATCAGTCGGAGGGCCTGCGGCGCTTCGGGGGCGCCTTCGCGCCTGCGCGCTGCCTCACCATCGCCTTCAAGGGCCGCCGCAAGAACCTGGACCTGGCAGCGCCCACTGCGGAGGAGGCGCAGCGCTGGGTGCGTGGACTGGCCAAGCTGAGGGCGCGCCTGGATGCCATGAGCCAGCGGGAGCGGCTAGACCA CTGGATTCATTCCTATCTGCATCGGGCCGACTCCGACCAAGACAGTAAGATGAGCTTCAAGGAGATCAAGAGCCTGTTGAGGATGGTCAACGTGGACATGAACGACATGTACGCTTACCGCCTCTTCAAG GAGTGTGACCATTCCAACAACGAGCGTCTGGAGGGGGCTGAGATAGAGGCTTTCCTACGGAGGCTGCTGAAACGGCCCGAGCTGGAGGAGATCTTCCGCCGGTACTCGGGTGAGGACCGGGTGCTGAGCGCCTCTGAGCTGCTGGAGTTCCTGGAAGACCAGGGCGAGGATGGTACCACCCTGGCCTGTGCCCAGCAGCTTATCCAGACTTATGAGCTCAACGAGACAG CCAAGCAGCACGAGTTGATGACGCTGGATGGCTTCATGATGTATCTGTTGTCGCCTGAGGGGGCCGCCCTCAACGTGGCCCACACGTGTGTGTTCCAGGACATGGGTCAGCCCCTTGCCCACTACTTCATCTCGTCCTCTCACAATACCTACCTGACAGACTCTCAGATCGGAGGGACCAGCAGCACCGAGGCTTATGTTAG GGCCTTTGCCCAGGGATGCCGCTGTGTGGAACTTGACTGCTGGGAGGGTCCAGGAGGGGAACCGGTCATCTACCACGGCCACACACTCACCTCCAAGATCCTCTTTCGAGATGTGATTCATGCTGTGCGTGACCATGCTTTCACG TCATCCCCATATCCTGTAATCCTATCCCTTGAGAACCACTGCGGGCTGGAACAGCAGGCTGTCATGGCTCGCCACCTTCGAAGCATCCTGGGAGACATGCTGGTGACACAGGCCCTGGACTCCCAGAACCCCGAGGAGCTGCCTTCTCCTGAG CAGCTCAAGGGCCGGGTCTTGGTGAAGGGGAAGAAGCTGCCTGCTGCTCGGAATGAGGATGGTCGAATTCTGTCagacagggaagaggaagaggaggaggaagaggaggcagaagaggttTTGGAAGCTTCGGAGCAGAGGAGGCGA GCCAAGCAGATCTCCCCGGAGCTCTCAGCGCTGGCTGTGTATTGCTGTGCTACTCGCCTGCGGACCCTGGAGCCCAGGCCTGGCCCCTCTCAGTCTTGCAAGGTTGGCTCCCTCAGCGAGCGCAAGGCCAGGAAGTTCACCAGGGAGGCAG GGACCAGCTTTGTCAGGCACAACACTCAGCAACTGACCCGAGTGTACCCACTGGGGCTGCGGATGAACTCGGCCAACTATAACCCCCAGGAGATGTGGAACTCTGGCTGTCAGCTGG TGGCGCTGAACTTTCAGACTCCTGGTTACGAGATGGACCTCAACACAGGCCGCTTCCTCATAAACGGGCAATGTGGCTATGTCCTCAAACCTGCGTACCTCAGACAACTCAATACCACCTTTGACCCTGAGTGCCCTGGACCCCCCAGAACTACTCTGACGGTCCAG GTGTTAACAGCCCAGCAGCTGCCCAAGCTGAACGCAGAGAAGCCCAACTCCATTGTGGATCCTCTGGTACGTGTGGAGATCCATGGGGTGCCTGAAGACTGTGCCCACAAGGAGACGGACTATGTGCTCAACAATG GCTTCAACCCCTGCTGGGAGCAGACTCTGCAGTTCCAACTGCGGGCCCCAGAGCTGGTGCTGGTCAGGTTCGTGGTAGAAGACTATGATACCACCTCCCCCAATGATTTTGTGGGCCAGTTTACACTGCCTCTCAACAGCCTGAAGCAAG GGTACCGCCATATCCACCTACTGTCCAAGGATGGAGCCTCACTGTCTCCAGCCACACTCTTTGTTCACATCCGCATTCAGAACTCTTGA